Proteins from one Bartonella sp. HY328 genomic window:
- a CDS encoding peptidylprolyl isomerase — protein MVRIKSRLFAYLMSAALSVSFVGSDLAGLHSAQAASTTVALVVNGNAITNLDIEQRKAFLKVQNRGGNLTQLAREELTDEMLKRVEMKRRNIEVSLQEVNAAYDNFAARNNMSPQQMGQMLTQAGLTPAHFKAYIMVQMGWGRLVSARYRAEGMVSEGEAVQRMLKNGGVKPTANEYLLQQVIFVIPANRRGAILNQRRQEANALRARVNGCDSTRELVKGKIDITIRNLGRVLEQQLPPEWEKTVKATSSGKATAVQETARGVEFLTICSIRKVNDDRVAQLVFSIQEGSNGEAKAAQLEKKYIAELRKAARIQTP, from the coding sequence ATGGTAAGAATAAAAAGCCGCCTTTTTGCATATTTAATGTCCGCGGCCTTAAGTGTTAGTTTTGTTGGTAGTGATTTAGCAGGCTTGCATTCGGCTCAAGCAGCATCAACAACGGTTGCATTGGTGGTAAATGGTAATGCAATCACAAATCTTGATATTGAACAACGTAAAGCGTTTCTAAAGGTTCAAAACCGCGGCGGTAATCTTACCCAGTTAGCTCGCGAAGAGTTAACTGACGAAATGTTAAAGCGTGTAGAAATGAAACGCCGCAACATTGAAGTCAGCCTACAAGAAGTTAATGCTGCCTATGACAATTTTGCCGCACGTAATAATATGTCCCCTCAGCAAATGGGGCAGATGTTAACGCAAGCAGGTTTGACACCAGCCCATTTTAAAGCTTATATAATGGTGCAAATGGGATGGGGGCGCTTGGTTAGCGCGCGTTACCGAGCAGAAGGTATGGTTTCAGAAGGTGAAGCTGTGCAGCGCATGTTGAAAAATGGCGGTGTAAAACCAACAGCCAATGAATATCTTTTACAGCAGGTGATCTTTGTTATACCCGCCAATCGTCGTGGCGCAATATTAAATCAACGCCGCCAAGAAGCAAACGCTTTGCGCGCACGAGTTAATGGTTGTGATTCAACGCGTGAATTGGTCAAAGGCAAAATCGATATTACAATTCGTAATCTAGGCCGTGTTCTTGAACAACAATTGCCACCAGAGTGGGAAAAGACCGTAAAAGCGACAAGTTCTGGAAAAGCAACAGCTGTGCAAGAAACCGCTCGCGGTGTCGAATTTTTAACTATTTGCTCTATCCGCAAAGTAAATGATGATAGGGTAGCGCAGCTTGTCTTTTCAATTCAAGAAGGCAGTAATGGTGAAGCCAAAGCAGCCCAACTAGAAAAGAAATATATCGCCGAACTTCGGAAAGCTGCAAGGATCCAAACACCTTAA
- a CDS encoding LPS-assembly protein LptD: protein MNKLNKHSNYIGYLQALACGTALACVLGTVGLPSSAYAQNIGSLTTNNSANNNAPMLLSADEMVMDRDQHTVTARGNVQIEYNGNRIVAREVTYNQQTKRVMGRGNVEIVDAKGVKIYAQEVDLTDDLGEGFVNSLRAETADNTRFAAESAERSGGQMTVFNNGAYTACEPCYQKPDSEVLWQVKARKIIWNGTTKTMRFEDSRFEVYGVPIAWFPVFEMADPSVKRKSGFLSPSFIYKDNLGFGVSSGYFWNLAPNYDFTLSTTGYSKQGALVSGEWRHRLENGSYDIRLNYINQLNRDDFDSWSIDKRQTNRYSLTTKGDFNINPRWNFGWDILAQSDRNFSRTYGIADYNSEVNRSQIYLTGLNKRNYFDMRFYHFDVQEDLLKSNSNERNTKQPWVLPRIDYTFIPDEAILGGELKVTTNFQSLYRENADYAFADWNGNALDRARLAGINGTSSRLTGEVEWKRDFISDQGLVITPLFALRGDGIVISPDDNYSKALSSSIDYSNFDIKDNAFRGIATAGLEIRYPILISAGNSTHIIEPTAQIFARNNEQYAGRLINEDAQSFVFDATTLFERDKFSGYDRVEGGTRANVGVRYSGNFDNNWSLYGLAGQSFQLAGINSFDSNDLVSVGSNSGLETSRSDYVAMLGLSDGSGLSLATRGRFDERSLQVRRGEIDLRKQWSSLSLGTQYAYIERQANYGYANDRQEVSVNGSVKIIENWNVTANTSYDIVSDTVVRAGTAINYQDECFGILFGYSQTRNPGETASSHNWNFMLSFRTIGDFGSGTAR from the coding sequence GTGAATAAATTAAATAAACACAGTAATTACATTGGTTACTTACAAGCCTTGGCTTGTGGTACTGCACTTGCTTGTGTTTTAGGAACTGTAGGACTACCTTCCTCTGCCTATGCCCAAAATATCGGATCTTTAACCACTAATAATTCTGCTAATAATAACGCTCCAATGTTGTTATCAGCAGATGAAATGGTAATGGATAGAGATCAGCATACAGTAACGGCTCGAGGCAATGTTCAAATTGAATATAATGGCAATCGTATTGTTGCACGTGAAGTTACTTATAACCAACAAACTAAGCGTGTGATGGGGCGTGGCAATGTAGAGATTGTCGATGCAAAAGGTGTAAAAATATATGCCCAAGAGGTTGATTTAACCGACGATCTTGGTGAAGGATTTGTAAATAGCCTTCGTGCTGAAACCGCCGATAATACGCGTTTTGCCGCTGAAAGCGCTGAGCGCAGCGGCGGACAAATGACCGTCTTTAATAATGGAGCCTATACAGCTTGTGAGCCTTGTTACCAAAAGCCTGATAGTGAAGTGCTTTGGCAGGTTAAGGCGCGCAAAATTATCTGGAACGGCACAACTAAAACCATGCGCTTTGAAGATAGCCGCTTTGAAGTATATGGCGTACCGATCGCTTGGTTTCCTGTTTTTGAAATGGCGGATCCTTCAGTCAAAAGAAAAAGCGGTTTTCTTTCACCTAGCTTTATTTATAAAGATAATTTAGGTTTTGGTGTTTCAAGCGGCTATTTTTGGAATTTAGCACCCAATTATGATTTTACTCTGTCGACAACAGGATATTCTAAGCAAGGCGCATTGGTCTCGGGTGAATGGCGTCATCGCTTAGAAAATGGCAGCTATGACATTCGTCTTAATTATATCAACCAATTAAATCGTGATGACTTTGATAGCTGGTCAATTGATAAGCGCCAAACTAATCGCTACTCTTTGACTACGAAGGGTGATTTTAATATTAATCCGCGTTGGAATTTCGGTTGGGACATTCTTGCACAATCAGATCGTAATTTTAGCAGAACCTACGGTATTGCTGATTATAATTCGGAGGTTAACCGGTCGCAAATATACTTGACGGGTTTGAATAAGCGCAATTATTTTGACATGCGCTTCTATCATTTCGATGTTCAAGAAGATCTACTCAAATCTAACAGCAATGAACGCAATACCAAGCAACCTTGGGTTTTACCAAGGATTGACTACACATTCATTCCTGATGAGGCTATTTTGGGTGGTGAATTAAAAGTTACGACCAATTTCCAATCTCTATATAGAGAAAATGCCGATTATGCTTTTGCAGATTGGAATGGAAATGCACTTGACAGAGCGCGTTTAGCCGGCATCAATGGAACATCATCACGTCTTACTGGTGAAGTCGAGTGGAAGCGTGATTTCATATCCGACCAAGGTTTGGTGATAACGCCTTTATTTGCCTTGCGTGGCGATGGCATCGTGATATCACCGGACGATAATTATAGTAAGGCCCTGTCGTCCAGCATAGACTATAGCAATTTCGACATTAAGGACAATGCCTTCCGTGGCATAGCAACAGCAGGCTTAGAAATTCGATATCCAATATTGATTAGCGCAGGTAATTCAACCCATATTATCGAGCCAACAGCTCAAATTTTTGCTCGTAATAATGAACAATATGCTGGGCGGCTTATAAATGAAGATGCTCAGAGTTTTGTATTTGATGCAACTACCTTATTTGAGCGCGATAAGTTTTCTGGTTATGATCGTGTCGAGGGTGGAACAAGAGCCAATGTTGGCGTGCGCTATTCTGGAAACTTTGATAATAATTGGTCGCTTTATGGTCTTGCCGGTCAGTCATTTCAACTTGCAGGCATAAATTCCTTTGACAGCAACGATTTAGTTAGTGTCGGCTCAAATTCTGGTTTAGAGACTTCACGCTCAGACTATGTCGCAATGCTAGGCTTATCTGATGGATCAGGCCTATCCTTGGCCACGCGTGGTCGATTTGATGAACGCTCACTTCAAGTGCGGCGCGGTGAAATAGATCTTCGCAAGCAATGGTCTAGCCTATCGCTTGGTACTCAATATGCCTATATTGAACGTCAGGCAAATTATGGTTATGCCAATGATAGACAAGAAGTTTCCGTTAATGGAAGTGTTAAGATCATTGAGAATTGGAATGTAACGGCCAATACTAGTTATGATATTGTTTCTGATACGGTGGTGCGTGCAGGTACTGCAATAAATTATCAAGATGAATGTTTCGGTATTCTTTTTGGTTATTCGCAAACACGTAATCCCGGCGAAACAGCATCTTCGCATAATTGGAATTTCATGTTATCGTTTCGTACAATTGGTGATTTCGGTTCTGGGACCGCCCGTTAA
- the lptG gene encoding LPS export ABC transporter permease LptG: MIGWTLGRYFFIRYIRITFYFVIGIFTLAMLIDFSENAGRLASLPGYSALGALALSALRIPFIMQQLFPFVALFSAMATLMSLNRRFELVIARSIGLSAWQFLLPACVGALLFGLAAVVIVNPLAAWSQAKAERLIAQWSNPTNIEFSAKGNRVPWLTQSTGDSRITIGASLILEKGRVLQDAVFVRYNDDKTIKDWLNASTASLESGKWVLNNVTQTSAGMPPKSFKTLEIPTQLRPEYLEERLADPTTIPFYELPRKIEVARSFGYSANNFNMQLQSLIALPALLVAMTLIAATVSLKFVRFGQSGIMILAGILAGFVLYVVSVMVKAFGDAGYVPPIVAAWVPVLIAMFFGVSFLLHKEDG; encoded by the coding sequence ATGATCGGTTGGACACTTGGACGCTATTTTTTCATTCGCTATATCCGTATTACTTTTTATTTCGTCATCGGTATTTTTACCCTTGCAATGCTAATAGATTTTTCAGAAAATGCTGGGCGACTAGCTTCCCTGCCGGGCTATTCAGCTTTAGGAGCTTTAGCTTTATCTGCCTTACGCATTCCTTTTATAATGCAACAACTCTTTCCCTTTGTTGCGCTATTTTCTGCAATGGCAACATTAATGTCTCTAAATCGCCGATTCGAGCTTGTTATCGCGCGCTCTATCGGCCTTTCTGCTTGGCAGTTTTTATTGCCGGCTTGTGTGGGAGCACTATTATTTGGCCTTGCAGCTGTTGTCATCGTTAACCCACTTGCAGCGTGGAGCCAAGCAAAAGCTGAAAGACTTATAGCTCAATGGAGCAATCCGACTAATATTGAATTTAGCGCTAAAGGTAATCGTGTCCCTTGGCTAACACAAAGTACGGGGGATAGCAGGATCACTATTGGCGCATCGTTGATTCTCGAAAAAGGTCGCGTTTTACAAGATGCCGTATTTGTTCGCTATAATGATGACAAAACAATAAAAGATTGGCTCAATGCTAGCACCGCAAGCTTAGAATCCGGCAAGTGGGTTTTAAACAATGTTACCCAAACAAGCGCTGGAATGCCGCCTAAGTCTTTTAAAACCCTAGAAATACCTACTCAATTACGCCCTGAATATCTGGAAGAGCGGCTAGCTGATCCAACAACCATTCCATTTTATGAACTACCTCGTAAAATTGAAGTTGCCCGCTCTTTTGGCTATTCGGCCAATAATTTTAACATGCAATTGCAATCTCTCATTGCATTACCTGCCCTTCTTGTGGCAATGACATTAATCGCAGCAACTGTTTCATTGAAATTTGTACGATTTGGTCAGTCTGGTATAATGATTTTAGCTGGCATCCTTGCAGGTTTCGTGCTTTATGTTGTATCAGTAATGGTTAAAGCTTTTGGTGATGCAGGCTATGTCCCCCCCATAGTTGCTGCATGGGTACCAGTTTTGATTGCAATGTTCTTTGGAGTTTCATTTTTGCTCCATAAGGAGGATGGCTAG
- the lptF gene encoding LPS export ABC transporter permease LptF has product MHLIETYILRRILTLFFAVLLGSIGIVWIVQLLGHINFLTTSGQTFWTFFNLSTLIIPSVIPLVIPFALVIAIVIIFYMMNQDSELVVISAAGSPRYVIWRPVLILAILASISSFAITNYVAPYARLNMRQMVAAANSDLINLFLQAGAFSQIQPNIYLEIGERTADGKIGELFIVNRTDPNVEVNYYAVNGYVANNKKGDFLILKNGEVQRREYKTAKITIIKFDEYTFDLSELAPEERASFTYPKDQFLSELRHPNPNDPNFQRRPQQYTAELHRRFSSWLYPIVFALIALTTVGDARSHRQGGASAILVVLGCTFFIFWLGYFLGDKADNDLAYIPFLYAVPVLSIAFLLFLLLTNRQLSIPQIWQDRLAKIFSKMRFKKAEKSANEGVPK; this is encoded by the coding sequence ATGCATTTAATCGAGACCTATATCCTGCGCAGGATTCTAACTTTATTTTTTGCCGTTTTGCTGGGCTCAATCGGGATAGTTTGGATTGTCCAGCTACTCGGCCACATAAATTTTTTAACAACTAGCGGCCAAACCTTTTGGACTTTTTTTAATCTATCTACCCTTATCATTCCATCGGTTATTCCGCTCGTTATTCCGTTTGCGCTGGTTATCGCGATTGTAATCATTTTTTATATGATGAACCAAGATTCGGAGCTCGTCGTTATATCTGCTGCGGGTAGTCCACGTTATGTTATTTGGCGGCCAGTATTAATATTAGCGATTTTGGCATCTATCAGCTCCTTTGCTATTACAAATTATGTGGCACCATATGCGCGCCTCAATATGAGACAAATGGTAGCTGCAGCTAATTCAGATTTGATTAATTTATTCTTACAAGCGGGAGCTTTTAGTCAAATACAGCCCAATATCTATCTAGAGATTGGTGAACGTACAGCTGATGGAAAAATTGGTGAGCTTTTTATTGTCAATCGCACAGACCCAAACGTTGAAGTCAATTATTACGCGGTTAATGGTTATGTAGCCAACAATAAAAAAGGAGATTTTTTAATATTAAAAAATGGCGAAGTTCAACGTCGCGAATATAAGACCGCTAAAATTACCATTATTAAATTTGACGAATATACATTTGATTTAAGTGAACTTGCTCCCGAAGAACGTGCCTCATTCACTTACCCTAAAGACCAATTTTTATCAGAATTACGCCACCCTAACCCCAATGACCCCAATTTTCAGCGGCGTCCGCAACAATATACAGCCGAATTGCACCGCAGGTTTTCTTCATGGCTTTATCCAATTGTATTCGCTTTGATTGCGTTGACAACTGTTGGCGACGCGCGCTCTCACAGGCAAGGTGGTGCATCAGCAATTTTGGTTGTCTTAGGCTGCACGTTTTTTATTTTTTGGCTCGGTTATTTTTTGGGTGACAAGGCCGACAATGATCTTGCTTATATTCCTTTTCTGTATGCGGTTCCCGTTTTATCAATCGCGTTCCTGTTATTTTTATTGCTGACTAATCGTCAATTATCGATTCCGCAAATTTGGCAAGATCGCTTAGCAAAAATATTTTCAAAAATGCGATTTAAAAAAGCTGAAAAATCAGCAAACGAAGGAGTCCCTAAATGA
- a CDS encoding leucyl aminopeptidase has protein sequence MSKIISPKISSVAKPKKGAFIIFNGANIRPSDKVLKIANEDFVSQLIKVHGFKGEVSTSVESIQSTDQGYDRLILIGAGEVDKYNFDDWMKLGGSTAAQFGDSSNITVALSFADITLSKRDIVDFITGIMLRLYDFDKYKTKAKKDNKATIKLTIQTDDEKILSAAFEKSQQMVEAIILARDLVNEPANVLGPVEFAEEIQKLEKLGLKIEILGEKELRKLGANAILGVARGSARPPRLAIMRWNGSASKDNPIAFVGKGVVFDTGGISLKGGAGMEDMKGDMGGAAAVVGAMRLLAARKAKVNAVGVVGLVENMPDGDAQRPGDIVTSMSGQTIEIINTDAEGRLVLADALWYTKEKFKPKLMIDLATLTGAIMVALGHEHAGLFANDDALADHLLDAGRLTGEKLWRMPLGKEYDKIVDSKFADMRNSTGRLAGSVTAAQFLKRFVGDTPWAHLDIAGAAIDSIKNEYNQSWASGFGVRLLDRFVAEYYED, from the coding sequence ATGTCAAAGATTATTTCGCCTAAGATTTCCAGCGTTGCCAAGCCCAAAAAAGGTGCTTTTATAATATTTAATGGGGCCAATATAAGGCCAAGTGATAAGGTTTTAAAAATTGCCAATGAAGATTTCGTCAGCCAATTAATTAAAGTTCATGGTTTTAAAGGCGAAGTTTCAACCTCTGTCGAATCTATTCAAAGCACAGATCAGGGCTATGATCGCCTTATTCTAATCGGTGCTGGTGAGGTCGATAAATATAATTTTGATGACTGGATGAAGCTTGGTGGCTCAACTGCAGCACAATTTGGGGATAGTTCAAATATTACCGTTGCCCTTTCTTTTGCCGATATTACACTGTCAAAGCGTGATATTGTCGATTTTATAACTGGTATAATGCTGCGGCTTTATGATTTTGACAAATATAAAACTAAAGCAAAGAAGGACAATAAGGCGACGATAAAGCTGACTATTCAAACTGATGATGAAAAAATTCTAAGCGCTGCCTTTGAAAAGTCTCAACAAATGGTTGAAGCCATTATTTTAGCTCGTGATCTTGTTAATGAGCCTGCAAATGTTTTGGGCCCTGTTGAATTTGCCGAAGAAATACAAAAGCTTGAAAAACTAGGATTAAAAATTGAAATTCTTGGTGAAAAAGAATTACGCAAACTTGGTGCTAATGCTATTTTAGGGGTAGCGCGTGGTTCTGCGCGTCCACCGCGCCTTGCAATCATGCGTTGGAATGGCAGCGCATCGAAAGATAATCCTATTGCCTTTGTTGGTAAAGGCGTTGTGTTCGATACTGGTGGCATTTCGCTCAAAGGTGGTGCCGGCATGGAAGACATGAAGGGAGATATGGGCGGGGCTGCAGCTGTTGTTGGTGCAATGCGCCTTCTTGCTGCTCGTAAAGCCAAGGTAAATGCAGTTGGTGTTGTTGGCTTGGTTGAAAATATGCCAGATGGTGATGCACAACGTCCGGGTGATATTGTTACTTCCATGTCCGGGCAGACGATTGAAATAATCAATACTGATGCTGAGGGGCGTTTAGTTCTTGCAGATGCCCTTTGGTATACAAAAGAAAAGTTTAAACCAAAGTTGATGATTGATTTAGCAACTTTGACCGGCGCTATTATGGTGGCTCTTGGGCACGAGCATGCCGGTCTTTTCGCCAATGATGATGCATTGGCTGATCATCTGCTTGATGCTGGCCGTTTGACCGGTGAAAAGTTATGGCGCATGCCATTGGGTAAAGAATATGACAAAATTGTTGATTCCAAATTTGCGGATATGCGCAATAGCACTGGTCGCCTTGCCGGTTCGGTAACGGCTGCGCAATTCTTAAAGCGCTTCGTTGGTGATACCCCTTGGGCCCATCTTGATATCGCTGGCGCAGCAATTGATTCAATTAAAAATGAGTATAACCAATCATGGGCATCCGGCTTTGGCGTGCGTCTGTTAGACCGTTTTGTTGCTGAATATTATGAGGATTAA
- a CDS encoding DNA polymerase III subunit chi, translating into MSEVLFYHLTQTTLDKTLPGLVERSLERKWRVSIQFDSEKRRDEMDNHLWALSPISFIPHGLDSDNWPQEQPVILTCTDENPNLSTVRFCIEGAQCKNIDNYERIVIIFDGHNSDQLNRVRAQWKEFKTAGHTVTYWQQNENQKWEKKA; encoded by the coding sequence TTGAGTGAGGTTCTATTCTATCACTTAACGCAAACAACATTAGACAAGACCTTACCGGGTCTTGTCGAGCGTTCATTGGAGCGAAAATGGCGAGTTTCAATTCAATTTGATAGTGAAAAACGCCGTGATGAAATGGATAATCATTTATGGGCATTATCACCCATATCATTTATTCCCCATGGGTTAGATAGTGATAATTGGCCTCAAGAGCAGCCTGTTATCTTGACCTGCACGGACGAAAATCCAAATCTTTCAACTGTACGATTTTGTATAGAGGGTGCACAGTGCAAAAATATTGATAATTATGAGCGCATTGTCATCATTTTTGACGGGCATAATAGCGATCAGCTTAATCGTGTACGCGCACAGTGGAAAGAGTTTAAAACAGCGGGCCACACAGTTACTTATTGGCAACAAAATGAAAACCAAAAATGGGAGAAAAAAGCTTAA
- a CDS encoding MFS transporter: protein MSTTSQIHPPRNSIAKVLLASLIGTTIEFFDFYVFAIAAALFFPDIFFAKGDISNPDADLLARLSSFAIFSAAFFARPLGAIIFGHYGDKIGRKATLVAALLTMGISTVIIGCLPTYKDIGWFAPLLLTLCRVGQGIGLGGEWGGAVLLATENAPPEKRGWYAMFPQLGAPIGLILSAGLFWVMLTVLDMKQIYNWGWRIPFLASIILIVIGLWVRLSISETPQFKAAIEREERVEVPMRDVFTKHLRALTLGTFAGMTTFVLFYLFTAYLLTYSQNNVGLSFTEALEVEIVGAMFFALFIPFAGRISDKIGRRRLMIYVTIFIALFSFTVPYFLSQDIWGLFAISIIGLSLMGLTYGPIGAVLASPFPTSIRYSGASMTFNLAGILGGSFAPFIATWLVDKLHSLPYLGFYLCISAVISLIAFISFKDEEIGH from the coding sequence ATGTCAACCACCTCTCAAATTCACCCACCTAGAAACTCTATAGCGAAGGTGTTACTCGCAAGTCTTATTGGCACGACTATAGAGTTTTTTGATTTCTACGTCTTTGCAATCGCCGCAGCTTTATTCTTCCCAGATATTTTCTTTGCAAAAGGCGACATATCAAACCCTGACGCAGACTTACTTGCAAGACTGAGTTCTTTTGCTATTTTTTCCGCTGCCTTTTTTGCAAGACCGCTTGGCGCCATTATATTTGGTCATTATGGCGATAAAATTGGCAGAAAAGCCACTTTAGTTGCTGCTTTGCTCACCATGGGTATATCAACTGTTATCATTGGCTGCTTGCCTACCTATAAGGATATCGGTTGGTTTGCGCCGTTACTACTAACACTTTGTCGCGTTGGTCAAGGTATTGGTCTTGGTGGTGAATGGGGTGGAGCTGTGCTGCTTGCAACTGAAAATGCGCCACCAGAAAAACGCGGTTGGTACGCCATGTTTCCGCAACTTGGTGCCCCAATCGGTCTTATTTTATCTGCCGGCTTGTTTTGGGTTATGTTAACTGTCTTAGATATGAAGCAAATATATAATTGGGGCTGGCGAATTCCATTTCTCGCTAGCATTATCCTTATTGTCATAGGCCTTTGGGTTCGTCTTTCCATCAGTGAAACACCGCAATTTAAAGCTGCAATTGAACGGGAGGAGCGCGTAGAAGTTCCTATGCGAGATGTTTTTACGAAACATTTACGCGCGCTAACATTAGGCACTTTTGCCGGTATGACTACATTTGTTTTGTTTTACCTATTCACCGCATATCTTCTAACTTATTCACAAAATAACGTGGGGTTAAGCTTTACCGAAGCTTTGGAAGTTGAAATCGTTGGAGCAATGTTTTTTGCACTTTTCATTCCTTTTGCAGGGCGGATATCGGATAAAATTGGTCGCCGTCGCTTGATGATTTACGTTACCATCTTTATCGCTTTATTTTCCTTCACTGTTCCCTATTTCCTCAGTCAAGATATTTGGGGACTATTTGCAATATCAATCATTGGCTTATCGCTTATGGGGTTAACCTATGGTCCAATTGGTGCTGTATTAGCATCACCTTTCCCGACCAGCATTCGGTATAGTGGCGCGTCAATGACTTTCAATTTAGCTGGAATTTTAGGTGGATCTTTTGCACCATTTATCGCGACTTGGCTCGTTGATAAACTCCACAGTCTTCCTTATCTTGGCTTTTATCTTTGCATAAGCGCAGTTATTTCTTTAATTGCCTTTATCTCCTTCAAAGACGAAGAAATCGGCCACTAA
- a CDS encoding nucleoside hydrolase, translated as MSETKQKIILDCDPGHDDAIAMLLAHGNPNIELVAVTTVVGNQTLEKVTRNALAVARIANITNVPFAAGCVRPLIRAIEVAPDIHGDSGLDGPVLPEPTLNLDPRHGVDLIIDTIMSHPPKTITIVPTAGLTNIAMAVRKEPRIAERVKEVVLMGGGYHVGNWSAVAEFNIKIDPEAAHIVFNEKWPLTMVGLDLTHQALATPDIVEKIAAIGTKPAQFVVELLEFFGKMYKEAQGFTAPPVHDPCAVAYVINPNLIKTKRVPVDIELTGTLTLGMTVADFRFPVDESCHTQVATELDREGFWDLIIDALNRIGEVNI; from the coding sequence ATGAGCGAGACAAAACAAAAAATCATTTTAGATTGTGATCCAGGTCATGATGATGCAATTGCCATGTTGTTAGCTCATGGCAATCCAAATATTGAACTGGTCGCGGTAACAACGGTAGTAGGTAACCAGACTCTTGAAAAAGTTACACGTAATGCACTTGCAGTTGCACGTATCGCTAATATTACCAATGTACCTTTTGCAGCAGGTTGTGTGCGCCCATTAATTCGCGCGATTGAAGTTGCGCCAGATATTCATGGTGATTCTGGTCTTGATGGCCCCGTACTACCAGAGCCAACATTAAATCTTGATCCACGCCATGGCGTTGATCTCATCATTGACACAATTATGTCACACCCGCCTAAAACGATCACAATCGTACCAACCGCTGGCCTTACCAATATTGCTATGGCAGTTCGTAAAGAACCACGCATTGCTGAACGGGTAAAAGAAGTGGTACTAATGGGTGGCGGTTATCACGTTGGTAACTGGAGTGCTGTTGCAGAATTCAATATTAAAATCGATCCAGAAGCTGCTCATATCGTCTTCAACGAAAAATGGCCGCTCACTATGGTAGGTCTTGATCTTACCCATCAAGCACTTGCAACGCCCGATATTGTCGAAAAAATTGCTGCTATTGGCACAAAACCTGCGCAATTTGTTGTGGAGCTTTTAGAATTTTTTGGCAAAATGTATAAAGAAGCGCAAGGCTTTACCGCGCCACCAGTGCATGATCCTTGTGCTGTAGCCTATGTTATCAATCCAAATCTTATCAAGACCAAGCGCGTTCCAGTAGATATTGAACTTACAGGAACACTAACACTTGGTATGACTGTTGCAGACTTCCGCTTCCCAGTTGATGAAAGCTGCCATACGCAAGTAGCAACAGAACTCGATCGCGAAGGCTTTTGGGATCTCATCATAGATGCATTAAATCGCATCGGTGAAGTAAATATTTAA